The Oncorhynchus kisutch isolate 150728-3 linkage group LG20, Okis_V2, whole genome shotgun sequence genome has a segment encoding these proteins:
- the LOC109865869 gene encoding transcription factor 20 has translation MEQPLGDSDDLEPQDLSSTHSLPAVMDLTRKGEECLLKANSMDVLQVVKPPSWYPNFPETDHDHRLQPVDQIQPDNAFSNTTVTLSYVSRSHVFSQQHPSLSQQHPSLSQQHPSLSQQHPSLSQQHPSLSQQHPSLSQQHPSLSQQHPSLSQQHPSLSQQHPSLSQQHSSLSHHPSLYGVPSISRFSTMDGYLQQVDRPLGFAPRSEMFDSIPPAQVVGENVAGVCLMQQSHEINGHRVASNGGVEKYKPQQRGSSIKHTLSQDPVNKGLQNGQGSSSWSNSAICIDSSPESLTTDMEDGQRASEVLFLISRTEEPVLMQDSRSPRDLCSPNRDYISPLEDPVSPSVSLDDVEDGLILPQPSCSPCAYNYSPDDTADTCWDELGKGGPGLSAVQGTRANGENTPRLDYSKDFQQPGHKPKTASEPIVDLTEDESTVPEVSEKKPKQTAATHLNGNVKVEQRTSERKQLPPRSGRGTRLEAIVMNINPNWYKVSTKKPKSQTNPLTQSSPSKAGVSPNEQTSFVVKKKVQNKAESSCEEETKVQAAASLTGHMDNIYTNTGRCIESTSDPEHARFSKYPHNHRTSPITSSLPFAPDKDLEKESEHRESGPEPSSEVNLLTVSPSLKTSPKKPGKHKAETTSSEAAAPTAKTRKVTPAPKKKRKKPRLDQSSIFSPREPEIKLKYINYKEEKRDMRVDTFSPFIHIEHKPSSTSPANCTVINYPEEEKPRQNGQGQQQAGSSLSRGFIPGAVPSTSCLQLGRISTHSQYHSSLVCCLCGGSANAMDLGDLHGPYYPEGYRPSTEAPASKPGLKEEEDLSDSDSSCSVRGRGRKCAMVPWPHKPDPRLKREGLLGRWTSDSDPSGSPGAKRVRIEVGPSVTSGSRAAVDDWYVPPVVPLDQCEYWLHEDCSIWSAGVFLVKGRVYGLEEAVKVAQKTTCSRCHNPGATLGCFIKGCPNKYHYRCSLQSDCVLNEENFSMKCTKHKNKSFQGLPGSRRDNR, from the coding sequence ATGGAGCAACCGCTGGGGGACTCTGATGATTTAGAGCCACAGGACCTCTCCTCCACCCACAGCCTTCCCGCTGTGATGGACCTGACCAGAAAAGGTGAGGAATGCCTCTTGAAAGCCAACTCCATGGACGTCCTACAGGTGGTCAAGCCTCCCAGCTGGTACCCAAACTTCCCTGAGACTGACCACGACCACAGGCTTCAACCAGTAGACCAGATCCAGCCAGACAATGCCTTCTCCAACACTACAGTCACTCTCTCATATGTGAGCCGGTCTCATGTGTTCtcccagcagcatccctctctctcccagcagcatccctctctctcccagcagcatccctctctctcccagcagcatccctctctctcccagcagcatccctctctctcccagcagcatccctctctctcccagcagcatccctctctctcccagcagcatccctctctctcccagcagcatccctctctctcccagcagcatccctctctctcccagcagcattcctctctctcccaccatccctctctctacggTGTCCCGTCGATCAGCAGGTTCTCAACAATGGATGGCTACCTGCAGCAGGTGGATAGGCCTCTGGGCTTCGCACCTCGGTCGGAAATGTTTGACTCTATCCCTCCAGCCCAGGTGGTGGGTGAGAATGTCGCAGGGGTGTGTCTGATGCAGCAGTCTCATGAAATCAATGGCCATCGAGTTGCCAGTAACGGAGGAGTGGAGAAATACAAGCCTCAACAGAGAGGGAGTTCAATTAAACACACTCTTTCTCAGGACCCAGTCAACAAAGGATTGCAGAATGGCCAGGGTAGTAGCAGCTGGTCCAACTCTGCCATCTGTATCGATTCCTCCCCAGAGTCTCTCACTACAGACATGGAGGATGGTCAGAGGGCTTCAGAggttctctttctcatctctagAACAGAGGAGCCAGTCCTGATGCAGGACAGCAGGAGTCCCAGGGACCTGTGTTCTCCGAATAGGGACTATATCAGTCCTCTGGAGGAcccggtctctccctctgtctcactggACGACGTAGAGGATGGGCTCATTCTGCCTCAGCCCTCCTGCTCACCCTGTGCATACAATTATTCACCAGACGACACGGCTGATACCTGCTGGGATGAGCTGGGGAAAGGAGGACCTGGGCTGTCTGCAGTACAGGGGACAAGGGCTAATGGTGAGAATACACCAAGGTTAGATTACAGCAAGGACTTCCAGCAGCCAGGACATAAACCCAAGACAGCTTCGGAGCCTATTGTTGATTTGACAGAAGACGAGAGCACTGTGCCAGAGGTTTCAGAAAAGAAACCCAAGCAGACAGCTGCTACTCACCTGAATGGTAATGTCAAGGTAGAGCAGAGGACTTCTGAGAGGAAACAACTTCCCCCTCGCTCTGGCAGGGGAACCAGGCTAGAGGCCATAGTGATGAATATAAACCCTAACTGGTATAAAGTATCTACTAAGAAGCCCAAGTCTCAGACGAATCCCCTGACCCAGAGCAGTCCATCTAAAGCCGGTGTTAGTCCTAACGAACAGACCTCATTTGTAGTGAAGAAGAAGGTCCAGAATAAAGCAGAGTCTAGCTGTGAGGAAGAGACTAAAGTACAGGCGGCAGCCTCACTGACCGGTCATATGGATAACATTTACACAAACACAGGCCGTTGCATAGAGTCTACCTCAGATCCGGAACATGCCCGTTTTTCGAAATACCCACACAACCACCGCACATCTCCGATAACCTCCAGTCTGCCCTTTGCTCCAGACAAAGATTTAGAGAAGGAGTCGGAACACAGAGAGTCAGGTCCCGAGCCCTCCTCTGAGGTGAATTTACTGACTGTATCGCCGTCACTTAAAACATCTCCAAAGAAACCCGGGAAGCATAAAGCTGAAACTACAAGCAGCGAAGCAGCTGCTCCCACAGCCAAAACAAGGAAGGTGACCCCTGCTCCCAAGAAGAAAAGGAAGAAACCCAGACTGGATCAGTCCTCAATATTCTCCCCTCGGGAGCCTGAGATCAAACTGAAATACATCAACtacaaggaggagaagagggacatgAGGGTGGACACGTTCTCTCCTTTCATCCACATAGAGCATAagccctcctccacctcccccgcCAACTGTACTGTCATCAACTACCCAGAGGAGGAGAAGCCCAGGCAGAATGGCCAGGGGCAACAGCAGGCTGGAAGTTCATTATCCAGGGGTTTCATCCCAGGGGCTGTACCCTCCACTTCCTGCCTCCAGCTGGGCCGTATCTCCACCCACAGCCAATACCACAGCTCCCTGGTCTGCTGCCTGTGTGGAGGCTCGGCTAACGCCATGGACCTTGGGGACCTCCACGGGCCATACTACCCTGAGGGATACAGACCCAGCACTGAAGCCCCAGCTAGCAAACCAGGCCTCAAAGAAGAGGAGGATCTCAGTGACTCTGACTCATCCTGCAGCGTGAGAGGCCGGGGTAGAAAGTGTGCAATGGTCCCCTGGCCCCACAAACCTGACCCCCGGCTGAAACGGGAGGGCCTGCTGGGGCGGTGGACCAGTGACAGCGACCCCTCAGGCAGCCCTGGAGCTAAGAGGGTCAGGATTGAGGTTGGGCCTTCGGTAACATCTGGGTCCAGGGCTGCAGTGGATGACTGGTATGTTCCCCCGGTGGTGCCTCTGGACCAATGTGAGTACTGGCTCCACGAGGACTGCAGCATCTGGTCT